A stretch of the Perca fluviatilis chromosome 17, GENO_Pfluv_1.0, whole genome shotgun sequence genome encodes the following:
- the egfl7 gene encoding epidermal growth factor-like protein 7, with product MYPTLLLFSFLFILHVMGTPQFFAHHGRRVCGRELRHSVATATESYVQPVHKPFITLCQGHRLCSTYKTVYSVAYRQVSRAAPPSHFHSECCPGWRRFHSHNCNQAVCGQPCVNGGTCLRPNQCACLLGWTGHQCQTDVDECSERQPCAQECVNTAGSYRCSCRDGFRLTGDGRSCQSLPPPPPPPTPPPTQATVGGHIDAGGGFSQGENVTEEVQSLKNRVELLEKKLQLVLAPFFPLSLDEGWSDKTTLLSHSFQQLDRIDSLSEQIGFLEERIGTCSCQEN from the exons ATGTACCCAACGCTgcttctcttctccttcctcttcatcctccatGTGATGGGCACTCCACAGTTCTTCGCTCACCACGG GAGGAGGGTGTGTGGCCGAGAGCTCCGTCACAGCGTTGCCACGGCAACCGAGTCATACGTCCAGCCGGTGCACAAGCCCTTCATCACCCTGTGTCAGGGGCATCGCCTCTGCAGCACGTACAA GACTGTCTACTCAGTGGCGTACCGGCAGGTGAGCAGAGCAGCACCTCCTTCGCATTTCCACTCAGAGTGCTGCCCGGGCTGGCGGAGATTTCACTCTCACAACTGCAATCAAG CTGTGTGTGGACAACCCTGTGTGAATGGAGGTACCTGCTTGAGACCCAACCAGTGTGCTTGTCTGCTAGGCTGGACGGGGCACCAATGCcaaacag ATGTGGATGAGTGTAGCGAGCGGCAGCCATGCGCCCAGGAGTGCGTGAACACAGCTGGCAGCTATCGATGTTCGTGCAGAGACGGCTTCAGGCTTACAGGAGATGGCCGTTCCTGTCAaagccttcctcctcctcctcctccacctacTCCTCCTCCCACCCAGGCAACAGTGGGTGGTCACATTGATGCGG GTGGAGGTTTCAGCCAGGGGGAGAATGTGACGGAGGAGGTACAGAGCCTGAAGAACAGAGTAGAGCTCCTGGAAAAG AAGCTACAGTTGGTGTTGGCCCCCTTCTTCCCGCTGTCGCTGGACGAGGGCTGGTCGGACAAAACCACCTTACTGTCCCACTCCTTCCAGCAGCTAGACCGCATCGACTCCCTTAGTGAGCAGATTGGCTTTCTGGAGGAGCGAATCGGCACAT GTTCTTGCCAGGAGAATTAG